In Mycolicibacterium phocaicum, one DNA window encodes the following:
- a CDS encoding APC family permease — protein sequence MTTDRVALPDTADDECVDSGYAPELKRTLGGFQVFAVSFAFISVAVGIFGTYDDLLQTSGPVGIWLWIVAAVGQTLVALVVAQFAARIALSGSSYQWASRLANPKVGWLFGWLTFWYLAIAAVAVDNALASQALMPLLGISDNEDTARLITIAVLIVQAALVIASTRLLGLITSGAVGLELGIVLILVLVLGIVMAVTGSGHVDNLTSRGITAGAGDYYAVGGGLMAGMIMGLTTLVGFDSAANLAEEAKDPFRSVPRAIVASVVAAGAAGLVFLIALTVAIKDVSTVSHSGSPVALVIREQLGPVAERILLAGIVLAMFGAGLVVMAACSRQVFAMARDARFPAHRVMRKVNPRTQTPVPATLLILAVGVVLMATLRGAALIQLIIASTILPALIYGAIVVLYLAVRRRLEHKEGGFSLGRFELPVAGVALVWVAVAIFVLVTPTTARVPSLIVLGLIAVGVGYFVKMLILNREVLDTEPGIDEFAAAPK from the coding sequence ATGACAACAGACCGCGTTGCACTTCCGGACACCGCCGATGACGAGTGCGTCGACTCCGGCTACGCGCCCGAACTGAAGCGGACCCTCGGCGGCTTTCAGGTCTTCGCGGTCTCGTTCGCCTTCATCTCGGTGGCGGTGGGGATCTTCGGCACCTACGACGACCTGCTGCAGACCTCGGGTCCCGTCGGCATCTGGCTGTGGATCGTCGCGGCGGTCGGGCAGACGCTTGTCGCTCTCGTCGTCGCGCAGTTCGCAGCCCGTATCGCACTCAGCGGGTCGTCGTACCAGTGGGCATCGCGGCTGGCCAACCCGAAGGTGGGCTGGCTCTTCGGCTGGCTGACGTTCTGGTATCTCGCAATCGCCGCGGTGGCCGTCGACAACGCCCTGGCCAGTCAGGCGCTGATGCCGTTGCTGGGCATCAGCGACAACGAGGACACCGCACGCCTGATCACCATCGCGGTGCTGATCGTCCAGGCAGCTCTGGTCATCGCCTCGACCCGGCTCCTCGGCCTGATCACCTCTGGCGCAGTCGGTTTGGAGCTGGGCATCGTCCTGATCCTGGTGCTCGTGCTCGGGATCGTCATGGCGGTCACGGGCAGTGGCCACGTCGACAACCTGACCAGTCGCGGCATCACCGCCGGCGCCGGTGACTACTACGCCGTCGGCGGCGGGCTCATGGCCGGCATGATCATGGGCCTCACCACGCTGGTCGGGTTCGACTCGGCGGCGAACCTGGCGGAGGAAGCAAAAGATCCGTTCCGCAGCGTCCCGCGCGCCATCGTGGCGTCTGTCGTCGCGGCTGGCGCCGCTGGCCTGGTGTTCCTGATCGCGCTCACCGTCGCGATCAAGGACGTCAGCACCGTCAGCCACAGCGGCTCCCCGGTCGCCCTCGTCATCCGGGAACAGCTGGGTCCTGTCGCCGAGCGAATCCTGTTGGCGGGCATCGTGTTGGCCATGTTCGGCGCCGGCCTGGTGGTGATGGCCGCGTGTTCGCGGCAGGTATTCGCCATGGCCCGCGACGCCCGCTTCCCCGCGCACCGCGTGATGCGAAAGGTCAATCCACGCACTCAAACTCCCGTGCCGGCAACACTATTGATCCTCGCGGTCGGTGTGGTGCTGATGGCGACGCTGCGCGGCGCCGCGCTGATCCAGCTGATCATCGCGTCGACGATCCTGCCCGCGCTGATCTACGGCGCGATCGTCGTGCTCTACCTCGCCGTTCGGAGACGATTGGAGCACAAGGAGGGTGGCTTCAGCCTGGGCCGCTTCGAACTGCCTGTCGCCGGTGTCGCATTGGTGTGGGTAGCCGTGGCGATCTTCGTGCTCGTGACGCCCACGACGGCACGGGTACCCAGCCTGATCGTGCTCGGTCTCATCGCCGTAGGGGTCGGGTACTTCGTGAAGATGTTGATCTTGAATCGCGAAGTACTCGACACGGAGCCCGGCATCGATGAATTCGCCGCGGCGCCGAAGTAA
- a CDS encoding L,D-transpeptidase has product MRVLVHGVLAVVVVATTTTGGALGIETAGIRLPLGSIIESTQPTQGVPVGVAHPIVVTFKRPITNRAAAEMALDVTSTPAMSGKYEWLDNKVVQWVPDGFWPAHSTIKLTVAGQPMAVTTGPAVIGTAHVADHTFTVTIDGQTSPDMPAPHHLPHLGESGVLLATMGRPEYETPIGKYTVLAKDRNVLMDSSSVGIPVDHPDGYMTEVEFAVRISRRGLFVHSAPWAVESMGFENVSHGCIGLAPAGAEWYYNTVNVGDPVIVEP; this is encoded by the coding sequence ATGCGGGTGTTAGTGCACGGTGTCCTTGCCGTGGTTGTGGTCGCCACGACCACCACTGGTGGCGCGCTCGGTATCGAGACGGCGGGCATTCGCCTGCCGTTGGGTTCGATCATCGAGTCGACGCAGCCGACGCAGGGAGTGCCGGTCGGCGTCGCGCATCCGATCGTCGTGACGTTCAAGCGGCCGATCACCAACCGTGCGGCCGCGGAGATGGCCCTGGACGTGACGTCGACACCCGCGATGTCGGGCAAGTACGAATGGCTGGATAACAAAGTGGTGCAATGGGTTCCGGACGGATTCTGGCCCGCGCACAGCACCATCAAGCTGACCGTCGCCGGCCAGCCGATGGCCGTTACCACCGGGCCCGCCGTCATCGGGACAGCTCACGTCGCCGACCACACCTTCACCGTCACGATCGACGGCCAGACCTCGCCGGACATGCCGGCGCCACACCACCTTCCGCACCTCGGTGAGTCGGGCGTGCTGCTCGCGACCATGGGTCGGCCGGAGTATGAGACGCCGATCGGCAAGTACACCGTGTTGGCGAAAGACCGCAATGTGCTTATGGATTCGAGTAGTGTCGGCATCCCCGTCGATCATCCGGATGGGTACATGACGGAGGTCGAGTTCGCGGTCCGGATCAGCCGACGCGGACTGTTCGTCCATTCGGCGCCCTGGGCCGTCGAATCGATGGGTTTCGAGAACGTCAGCCACGGTTGTATCGGCTTGGCGCCCGCCGGAGCCGAGTGGTACTACAACACCGTCAACGTCGGCGACCCGGTCATCGTCGAGCCTTAG
- a CDS encoding three-helix bundle dimerization domain-containing protein, translating into MAAKTEEQVFNEIETRLTAKFADLSPARVTTVIDGARQQFADSTIRDFVPLLVERRAEEELARQLADNSAT; encoded by the coding sequence ATGGCCGCCAAGACCGAAGAGCAGGTATTCAACGAAATCGAGACCCGCCTCACGGCCAAGTTTGCGGACCTGTCCCCAGCTCGTGTGACCACCGTCATCGACGGCGCTCGGCAGCAGTTCGCCGACAGCACGATTCGCGACTTCGTCCCGCTCCTCGTCGAACGTCGCGCCGAGGAAGAACTCGCACGACAGCTGGCCGACAACTCCGCGACCTAG
- a CDS encoding TetR/AcrR family transcriptional regulator: protein MDPQVQKLTTKGQATRARIIDGAAAEIRERGVALTTIEDVMARTRTSKSQIFHYFPRGKEQLLLAVATLESQRVLDDQQPHLSELTSWAAWQRWRDVVVERYRRQGQNCPIAVLMSEIGRTSTGAQAVTAELIDSWRGAIADGIVAMQQQDKIARTVDAERAAAALLAGIQGGVGIMLATGDLTYLEAALDEGIGALRQR, encoded by the coding sequence ATGGACCCGCAAGTCCAAAAACTGACTACCAAGGGGCAGGCCACCCGCGCCCGGATCATCGACGGCGCCGCGGCCGAGATCCGGGAGCGTGGTGTCGCGCTGACCACCATCGAAGACGTGATGGCGCGGACCCGGACTTCGAAAAGCCAGATTTTCCACTACTTTCCGCGCGGGAAAGAGCAGTTGCTGCTCGCTGTTGCAACGCTGGAATCACAGCGCGTGCTCGACGACCAGCAGCCCCATCTCAGCGAGCTCACCTCGTGGGCGGCCTGGCAGCGCTGGCGGGACGTCGTGGTCGAACGCTATCGCCGACAAGGCCAGAACTGCCCGATCGCGGTGCTGATGTCCGAGATCGGCCGCACGAGCACCGGCGCACAGGCCGTCACGGCCGAACTGATCGACTCCTGGCGGGGCGCCATCGCTGACGGCATCGTGGCGATGCAGCAGCAGGACAAGATTGCCCGCACCGTCGACGCCGAGCGGGCGGCTGCCGCACTGCTGGCCGGCATCCAGGGCGGTGTCGGCATCATGCTCGCGACCGGCGACCTCACGTATCTCGAGGCGGCCCTGGACGAGGGCATCGGCGCGCTGCGGCAGCGTTAA
- a CDS encoding SDR family NAD(P)-dependent oxidoreductase has product MSPEDTRLSGRTALVTGSTGGLGTAIARRLADEGAHVVVSGRNPDRGAEVVSAIRAAGGEASFVAADLSGGDGTIRAFAERATEAAGGRLDILVNNAATLLMPTPTADVAPELLREAFEVNVFAPFLLTGIIAPAMVRNGGGAVVNIGSITGLRGAAGSAIYNSNKAAIHSLTTSWADEYGPFGVRVNAVAPGPIATERQQEFADHVQPVLDRLPSRRMSTPAEVAAAVAFLAGDDAANIHGVVLSVDGGWAAV; this is encoded by the coding sequence ATGAGTCCAGAAGATACGCGTTTGTCCGGCCGCACAGCACTTGTCACGGGTTCGACGGGAGGTCTCGGCACTGCCATCGCCCGCCGGCTCGCCGACGAAGGCGCACACGTTGTGGTGAGTGGACGGAACCCTGATCGTGGCGCAGAGGTGGTGTCGGCAATCCGCGCGGCCGGTGGCGAGGCGTCGTTCGTCGCGGCCGATCTCTCGGGCGGCGACGGTACGATCCGCGCTTTTGCCGAACGCGCCACCGAAGCGGCAGGCGGACGGCTGGACATCCTGGTGAACAATGCCGCCACTCTGCTGATGCCGACGCCGACCGCCGATGTCGCCCCCGAACTGCTGCGGGAGGCCTTCGAGGTCAACGTCTTCGCGCCGTTCCTGCTGACCGGGATCATCGCCCCGGCCATGGTGCGCAACGGCGGCGGAGCCGTCGTGAACATCGGATCGATCACGGGACTGCGTGGCGCCGCCGGCTCGGCGATCTACAACTCCAACAAGGCGGCGATCCATTCGCTCACCACCTCCTGGGCCGACGAGTACGGCCCGTTCGGGGTCCGGGTCAATGCGGTGGCCCCGGGACCGATCGCGACAGAGCGGCAACAGGAGTTTGCCGATCACGTCCAGCCGGTGCTCGACCGGCTGCCATCCCGGCGGATGAGCACGCCGGCAGAGGTTGCAGCCGCGGTCGCGTTCCTGGCCGGCGATGATGCCGCCAACATTCACGGTGTCGTCCTCAGCGTGGACGGCGGGTGGGCGGCAGTCTGA
- a CDS encoding alpha/beta fold hydrolase gives MATAAVGAASLAACGSSPEPAAAEKSAPPPAPQHNLNAVKQIRAGDLNVGYVEAGPADGTPVVLLHGWPYDIHSYADVSALLADQGFRVIVPYLRGFGSTRFVSDTTVRNGQQSALAADVVAFMDALNIPRAILGGFDWGGRSGNAVAALWPQRVAGLVAVSGYIIVNRAANLQPLDPDAELGWWYQYYFATPRGELGYRKNTKEFNRLIWSKASPLWHFTDAAYGLSAGAFDNPDHVAIVIHNYRWRLSLAEGENRYEADEQRLQAKPLIHVPTITIGSDFDGAAKDGAGYRSMYTGAYEHRILDGIGHNVPQEAPAQFANAIIDVSRM, from the coding sequence ATGGCGACGGCAGCGGTCGGCGCCGCGTCGTTGGCGGCATGCGGTTCGTCACCGGAGCCGGCTGCGGCCGAGAAGTCGGCACCGCCGCCCGCCCCGCAGCACAACCTGAACGCGGTCAAGCAGATTCGGGCCGGCGACCTCAATGTCGGTTACGTCGAAGCGGGGCCGGCGGACGGCACGCCCGTCGTGCTGTTGCACGGCTGGCCCTACGACATCCACAGCTACGCAGACGTTTCCGCGCTGCTCGCGGATCAGGGTTTCCGCGTGATCGTGCCGTACCTGCGTGGTTTCGGGTCGACCCGATTCGTCTCCGACACCACGGTCCGGAACGGTCAGCAGTCCGCACTGGCCGCCGACGTCGTGGCTTTCATGGATGCGCTGAACATCCCGCGGGCGATCCTGGGCGGCTTTGACTGGGGTGGACGCTCAGGCAATGCCGTCGCCGCCCTGTGGCCACAGCGGGTTGCCGGTCTCGTTGCAGTCAGCGGGTACATCATCGTGAATCGCGCCGCGAACCTGCAGCCGTTGGATCCGGACGCCGAGCTGGGGTGGTGGTACCAGTACTACTTCGCCACGCCGCGTGGAGAACTCGGCTACCGGAAGAACACCAAGGAGTTCAATCGGCTGATCTGGTCGAAGGCCTCGCCGCTGTGGCACTTCACCGACGCGGCCTACGGGTTGAGTGCCGGCGCGTTCGACAACCCCGACCACGTCGCCATCGTGATCCACAACTACCGGTGGCGCCTCAGCCTGGCCGAAGGTGAAAACCGTTACGAGGCTGACGAACAACGGCTGCAGGCCAAGCCGCTGATCCACGTCCCGACGATCACCATCGGCAGTGACTTCGACGGTGCCGCGAAGGATGGCGCGGGATATCGCTCGATGTACACCGGGGCGTACGAGCACCGCATCCTCGACGGCATCGGCCACAACGTGCCGCAGGAAGCGCCCGCGCAGTTCGCGAACGCGATCATCGACGTCAGCCGGATGTAG
- a CDS encoding acyl-CoA dehydrogenase family protein has protein sequence MPVDRLLPNDEAHALIELTRDIADKVLDPIVDQHEKDETYPDGVFPTLGEAGLLSLPYPEEWGGGGQPYEVYLQVLEELAARWASVAIAVSVHSLSCHPLMTFGTDDQRQHWLPEMLSGNLIGAYSLSEPQAGSDAAALACKAVASDDGYRVTGSKAWITHGGLADFYTLFARTGEGSQGISCFLVPAGTEGLSFGGPEEKMGLHAVPTTSAHYDNAFLPAERLIGTEGQGLPIAFSALDAGRLGVAAVAVGLAQSALDQAVAYAQERTTFGRKIIDHQGLGFLLADMAAAVDSARATYLDAARRRDAGLPYSRNASVAKLVATDAAMKVTTDAVQVFGGAGYTRDYRVERFMREAKIMQIFEGTNQIQRLVISRSLAK, from the coding sequence GTGCCTGTTGATCGCCTCTTGCCCAACGATGAAGCCCACGCGCTCATCGAGCTCACCCGCGACATCGCGGACAAGGTGCTGGACCCCATCGTCGACCAGCACGAGAAGGACGAGACGTACCCCGACGGGGTGTTCCCCACCCTCGGCGAGGCCGGGCTGCTGAGCCTGCCGTACCCCGAGGAGTGGGGCGGCGGCGGCCAGCCCTACGAGGTGTATCTGCAGGTGCTCGAAGAGCTCGCGGCCCGGTGGGCCTCGGTGGCCATCGCGGTCAGCGTGCACAGCCTGTCGTGCCATCCCCTGATGACGTTCGGCACCGACGACCAGCGGCAGCACTGGCTGCCGGAGATGTTGAGCGGCAACCTTATCGGCGCCTACAGCCTCTCCGAACCGCAAGCCGGTTCCGACGCCGCGGCACTGGCCTGCAAGGCCGTCGCATCCGACGACGGGTACCGGGTCACCGGCTCGAAGGCCTGGATCACGCACGGTGGGCTCGCCGATTTCTACACCCTGTTCGCGCGCACCGGCGAAGGCTCGCAAGGCATCTCGTGCTTCCTGGTGCCCGCCGGCACCGAGGGGCTGTCCTTCGGTGGGCCCGAGGAGAAGATGGGTCTGCACGCAGTGCCCACCACGTCGGCGCACTACGACAACGCGTTCCTGCCTGCCGAGCGCCTCATCGGCACCGAAGGCCAGGGCCTGCCGATCGCGTTCAGCGCGCTCGACGCCGGCCGGCTCGGTGTCGCCGCGGTCGCCGTCGGCCTGGCCCAGTCGGCGCTGGATCAGGCGGTGGCATACGCCCAGGAGCGAACGACGTTCGGCCGCAAGATCATCGATCACCAGGGGCTCGGTTTCCTGCTCGCCGACATGGCCGCCGCAGTCGACTCCGCACGCGCCACGTACCTGGATGCCGCCCGCCGACGCGACGCCGGGTTGCCTTACTCCCGCAATGCCTCGGTCGCCAAACTGGTCGCCACCGACGCTGCCATGAAGGTCACCACCGACGCCGTCCAGGTGTTCGGCGGCGCCGGCTACACCCGCGACTACCGCGTGGAGCGCTTCATGCGCGAGGCCAAGATCATGCAGATCTTCGAGGGCACCAACCAGATTCAGCGCCTCGTCATCAGCCGCAGCCTGGCCAAGTAG
- a CDS encoding TetR/AcrR family transcriptional regulator, translating to MSTRTSPAFGTRRRTELFDALIALFLDEGFAHLTLDDIAGRLRCSKSTLYTLAGSKEQLVRAATVQFFRQATDEVEQLVAGVDGARARITAYLSAVGTVLDAASDQFMVDLDAFAPARSVYEKNTQIAARRVHEMIADGVESGEFRNVHASFAADLASTMMVRIQQRRVRESTGLDDASAYRELAAILTAGINA from the coding sequence GTGAGCACGCGCACGTCCCCGGCGTTCGGCACCCGCCGCCGCACCGAGCTGTTCGACGCCCTGATCGCGCTGTTCCTCGACGAGGGATTCGCCCACCTCACGCTCGACGACATCGCCGGGCGGCTGCGCTGCTCGAAGTCGACGCTTTACACGCTGGCCGGCAGCAAGGAGCAGTTGGTCCGCGCGGCGACCGTGCAGTTCTTCCGGCAGGCGACCGACGAGGTGGAGCAACTGGTGGCCGGAGTCGACGGAGCCCGGGCGCGGATCACGGCCTATCTGTCCGCGGTGGGGACGGTGCTCGATGCCGCGTCGGACCAGTTCATGGTGGACCTGGACGCCTTCGCCCCGGCCCGCAGCGTCTACGAGAAGAACACCCAGATCGCGGCCCGGCGGGTCCACGAGATGATCGCCGACGGTGTCGAGAGCGGCGAATTCCGCAATGTCCACGCGTCTTTCGCGGCCGACCTGGCGTCGACCATGATGGTGCGCATCCAGCAGCGCCGGGTCCGCGAGAGTACCGGACTCGACGATGCCAGCGCATATCGCGAGCTCGCGGCGATCCTCACCGCCGGTATCAACGCCTGA
- a CDS encoding cellulase family glycosylhydrolase: MDRRTALKVPLLLAAGSAMAGFSGPAPASAAGTRWTPERANSWYQGQGWLVGGNYITSTAVNQLEMFQAGTYDPGRINAELGAARWFGFNTVRVFLHDLLWAQDPRGFSQRLTQFVSIAANNGIKPLFVFFDSCWDPHPKLGVQRAPTPGVHNSGWVQSPGADRIADPNYRAVLQNYVTGVINLFRNDNRVLGWDLWNEPDNPADVYRKVERSDKMKVVADLLPQVFAWARAVDPTQPLTSGVWQGSWANPAQRSAIASIQLDNSDIISFHSYAKPADFSARIDELAPLGRPIICTEYLARNQGSAVEGILPIAKQRNVGAYSWGLVAGKTQTYFPWDSWDHPSPAEPKVWFSDLLYPNGRAFRDSEVLTVRKLTGTPGQT; encoded by the coding sequence GTGGACCGCAGAACCGCTCTCAAGGTGCCGCTGCTGCTGGCGGCCGGCTCTGCCATGGCCGGATTCTCCGGACCAGCTCCGGCGTCCGCGGCCGGGACGCGCTGGACTCCCGAACGGGCCAACAGTTGGTACCAGGGACAGGGCTGGCTGGTCGGTGGCAACTACATCACCTCGACCGCGGTCAATCAGCTGGAGATGTTCCAGGCCGGTACCTACGACCCCGGCCGCATCAACGCCGAACTCGGCGCCGCCCGCTGGTTCGGGTTCAACACCGTCCGCGTCTTCCTGCACGATCTGTTGTGGGCCCAGGACCCGCGCGGCTTCTCGCAGCGGTTGACGCAGTTTGTCAGCATCGCGGCGAACAACGGCATCAAGCCGCTGTTCGTGTTCTTCGACTCATGCTGGGACCCGCACCCCAAACTCGGCGTGCAACGGGCGCCCACCCCGGGCGTCCACAACTCGGGTTGGGTGCAGAGCCCGGGTGCGGACCGCATCGCCGATCCCAATTACCGTGCCGTACTGCAGAATTACGTCACCGGCGTGATCAACCTGTTCCGCAACGACAACCGCGTGCTCGGCTGGGATCTGTGGAATGAGCCCGACAACCCGGCTGACGTCTATCGCAAGGTCGAGCGCAGCGACAAGATGAAAGTCGTCGCCGACCTGCTCCCGCAGGTGTTCGCCTGGGCACGCGCCGTCGACCCGACACAGCCGTTGACAAGCGGTGTGTGGCAAGGAAGTTGGGCCAACCCCGCGCAGCGCAGCGCCATCGCGTCGATCCAGCTGGACAACTCGGACATCATCTCGTTCCACAGCTACGCCAAGCCGGCCGACTTCTCGGCCCGGATCGATGAGCTTGCCCCACTGGGCCGGCCGATCATCTGTACCGAGTACCTCGCCCGCAACCAGGGCAGCGCCGTCGAAGGCATTCTGCCAATTGCCAAGCAGCGCAACGTCGGTGCGTACAGCTGGGGACTCGTGGCCGGCAAGACCCAGACCTACTTCCCGTGGGATTCGTGGGATCACCCGTCCCCTGCGGAGCCGAAGGTCTGGTTCAGCGATCTGCTCTACCCCAACGGGCGGGCCTTCCGCGACAGCGAGGTCCTCACGGTCCGGAAGTTGACCGGAACACCCGGCCAGACCTAG
- a CDS encoding DUF445 domain-containing protein — MGDSQVENLMANAFAYPWWVYVTIPLGAAFVGWITKIMALKMMFYPVEFKGIPPYLGWQGQIPKRAPKMAAVAVDSLTSEILKPEEMFDKIDPNELVKELAEPLRQTSAEMVDTIMMSFQPQVWRATPDQLKDVVVKNVEKRIPVAMAAMFDKLRGQVDQIFDIKHMVVTNLVRDKVTLNTVFQDIGKPAFKFLIMSGLLFGFLIGLVQAVVFGITNWHWSLPLFGLLTGGLTDYVALQMIFRPLERKNVFLGIKWQGVFQRERKQVVEGYAALMAREIFTPQAIMESMLNGPSSDRFFDMISTEISATIDKQMGFTGKIIKSVGGRQYVDMKKQITDSIIDKLPETSTYIEGYMRDRLDLENVMVSKMMVLDSLSFENLLRPAFKDDEWIVVVLGAALGFLFGELQAQLILLLAH; from the coding sequence ATGGGAGACAGCCAGGTGGAGAACCTCATGGCCAATGCGTTCGCCTACCCCTGGTGGGTGTACGTCACCATCCCGTTGGGCGCCGCGTTCGTCGGCTGGATCACCAAGATCATGGCCTTGAAGATGATGTTCTACCCGGTTGAGTTCAAGGGCATTCCGCCCTACCTCGGCTGGCAGGGCCAGATTCCCAAGCGCGCACCGAAAATGGCTGCGGTGGCGGTGGATTCGCTGACGTCGGAGATTCTCAAACCCGAGGAGATGTTCGACAAGATCGACCCGAACGAACTGGTCAAGGAACTCGCCGAACCATTACGGCAGACCTCCGCGGAGATGGTCGACACCATCATGATGTCGTTCCAGCCGCAGGTCTGGCGCGCTACTCCGGATCAGCTCAAGGACGTCGTCGTCAAGAACGTCGAGAAGCGCATCCCGGTCGCCATGGCCGCGATGTTCGACAAGCTCCGCGGCCAGGTCGACCAGATCTTCGACATCAAGCACATGGTCGTCACCAACCTCGTGCGCGACAAGGTCACCCTCAACACGGTTTTCCAGGACATCGGCAAGCCCGCGTTCAAGTTCCTCATCATGTCCGGCCTGCTCTTCGGCTTCCTGATCGGCCTGGTCCAGGCCGTGGTGTTCGGCATCACCAACTGGCACTGGTCGCTGCCGCTGTTCGGCCTGCTGACCGGTGGCCTCACGGACTATGTTGCGCTGCAGATGATTTTCCGGCCGTTGGAGCGCAAAAACGTCTTCCTCGGCATCAAGTGGCAGGGCGTGTTCCAGCGCGAACGCAAGCAGGTCGTCGAAGGCTACGCGGCACTCATGGCCCGGGAGATCTTCACGCCCCAGGCGATCATGGAGAGCATGCTCAACGGCCCGTCGTCGGACCGGTTCTTCGACATGATCTCCACCGAGATCAGCGCGACCATCGACAAGCAGATGGGCTTCACCGGCAAAATCATCAAGTCCGTCGGCGGCCGCCAGTACGTGGACATGAAGAAGCAGATCACCGACTCCATCATCGACAAGCTGCCCGAAACATCCACCTACATCGAGGGATACATGCGCGATCGCCTCGATCTCGAGAACGTCATGGTCAGCAAGATGATGGTGCTGGACTCACTGTCGTTCGAGAACCTGCTGCGCCCGGCGTTCAAGGATGACGAATGGATCGTCGTCGTGCTCGGCGCCGCCCTCGGTTTCCTCTTCGGTGAGCTGCAGGCGCAGCTCATCCTGCTGCTGGCGCACTGA